In Coffea arabica cultivar ET-39 chromosome 9e, Coffea Arabica ET-39 HiFi, whole genome shotgun sequence, the genomic window ttttatttttgtttcaatacaactaaaataaatagtttCCGTCAAGAAATTTGTGCCTTATAAAAATTTAACCTTATTTTACTTTTCATTGTTGTTATAAATTTCATAAGCAAGATAACATAAGGGTAGTATTGGAACAAAAGTTTTATGTTTATTGTATTTCATCCAAAGGGGTTAAAATGTTACACGAAATATTGATCCAAGGGAGGTAAACGAGATTTTATAAATCTCAGGGGAGTTGAGTGATACTATGAGAAATCTTGGGGGAAAATGTTGTCAAAACCTACGGGGATGAAAAAATCAAGAACAGAACCCCTTAGCTGGAAAGTAGGAGTGTGCAAAAAGAGGGGAAAATGAAGAGGGATTTGTCTAATTAACACTCATTAAAATATAGTTCAGGtgctaaatttttgaaaatgtacacttaattagaaaaagtatataaatgtaaaggaaaacaataattattagtatgtatATTCACATGATAGCGTGGGTGTAATTAATGTGTGTTAACGAATGTTCATTGAGTCGACGCTTATTAGAAAAACTCAAATGGGAAAATATATCAGAGTTGATGGAGAAATATTTAGTGCGACTCACAAGAGTTGATGGAATAGTTAATTTTTGATTAGTCGTATTATTGACCTTTTGAGTAAAATTGCTAATAACACAAACCTAAAAATATCAGACTCCCTCTTGCTGAATTATTTGAATTCTACGTTACAACGCATTTAATTACATGATTTGCCAACTGTCATCTCAATCAAATAATACAGTTCAATGAATCTCAATAAAATAATGGGCTGAAGCCATGGCATTAGTACTAGTTACTACTATGACAGTATCCTTCACTTCCCCTGCTCTTAGATTGCACAGAGTCATGGGGAGAATTCACTGTAATTTCCTTCTTGGACTTCTCTTGTCATGCTTTCTATCAGATAGCTTAGCCATGGCATCAAACAACATCACAACTGATCAATCGTCTCTTCTTGCCTTGAGAGCTCACATTTCAGTTGACCCTCAACAAATCTTGGCCAAAAACTGGTCTGTTTCATCTTCTGTTTGTGACTGGATTGGAGTTACCTGTGGCTTTCATCATTGTAGAGTGACTGCCTTAGACATTTCGAACATGGGGCTTACCGGCATCTTACCGTCACAGTTGGGAAACCTGTCATTTCTCATTTCTCTTAACATGAGCATGAACAATTTCCATGGAGAATTGCCGAATGAACTTGCTTGGTTGCACCGATTAAAAGTACTTGATTTGGGTTTGAACGATCTTACCGGAGAAATTCCTGAGTGGAGTAGTTCATTTCCCAAACTTCAATACTTGTCCCTAAGAAACAACAGTTTCACTGGCCTAATCCCGCCTTCCATTTCTAACATGTCAGATCTGAGAAGTTTATACCTTTCAAACAACTCTCTTGAAGGTAACATTCCGGAAGAGATCTTCAACATTTCTTCACTGGAAATGATTTCGTTGGGAGGTAATCGCTTATCTGGAAGTCTTCCAATTTATATGTGTGGCAATCTTCCGAGACTAAGAGTCATTCGCCTATCAAAGAATGAATTGAGTGGTCCAATACCATCAAGCTTAGTCCAGTGTTCAGAACTTCAGGCTGTATCCTTTTCGTTCAACAAGTTTAGTGGAACCATACCAAAAGAAATTGGGAAGCTGAAGAAACTTGAGGTGATATACTTCTCCATGAACAAATTAGTAGGTAAGATATTAATTTATAGGTCTATGGAGCAAGTAGAGTTAGATGACTTGTCATCCTTCTACTTCTTCAAAATTTAGATGGTTAATTGCACCTCAGTTGCTAGGAGAGTTTGATGGTTGATTCCATGTCTTGTTCATGCATAGTCGTTATAGCTTTCACTGGTTGCATCTATTACCATAATAAGAAGGGCAAAATACACTTTACCCTTGTGGTGTAGCTTATTTTCACATAATCTCTCTATAGCCCTCATAGTTTGGAGTAAAgtatcaaaataacaaaaataatttaattttcgTAATGAAATCTAGGAAAATGTCGAAATTATCTTTTGTTTAAAAACTGAAATGGGTGAAGTgactaaaatatataaacataatatgtaTGATACTCTAACCCCatatgattttatgttttatcATATAAGCCTTTATGGTTTAGTGCTTTAtaaccatataacccccttatattttcaaaatatatgtaTAACCCCTCTATGATTAatcaataattttcaactttatataggggtatttttgatattttagttgaTTCCGTTATGGAATGCAAATTCCGTTACTATGATACTTTAATTTAAACCAAGAGGAGGTTATCCatagcttttgaaactataggggtTATGCAAAACAACACTAAACCATaggggtaaagtgtaatttgccctaatataaaactaaaattttgaaCTCCTGACCAGACCATTgacaccattttatttttttttggtctctCAAAAAAGATATATCCCTTTCCAACTACCATCAAAGATGTAACGCGGATCTTCAAgtttataatttttacattttgcAGGTGAAATTCCAAAAGAGCTTGGAAATTCAACCATGCTCAAATTCTTGGACTTAGCTGATAACCACCTAACAGGTACAACAATAGCTAATTACACATAGATTACTGACTAAGACGATCTTGCGGTCTAATTCGAAGAACAAGGGTCATTCATGCACATGCTTATTACATTATTGGCAGGCGTAATACCGCGAGAGATCGGCAATTTATACAATCTGGAAACACTCAGCTTAGGGTGGAATAACTTGACTGGTTCCATACCAGTAGAGATCTTCAACCTCTCCAGGGTAACATTGATGTCACTCGCAGGAAATCAGCTTTCAGGAAATCTTCCATCAACAGTGTTTTATGGGCTTCCAAATTTAGAACAACTTTATCTCAACTCTAACCACATTGTTGGAGACCTACCCGAGTCAATTACAAATTCTTCTAAACTTCTTCTTGTAACCGTGTCTGACAACTTCTTCACAGGCCATATTCCCATTTCCCTCGGTAACCTAAGACACCTCCAAGTGCTGGATCTAGGAAGCAATAAGTTAGTCACTGACTTTTCGCATCCAGAGACTAGCTTCATCTCTTCCTTGGCAAATTCCAAGAATCTGAGAACATTAGCTGTGAATGGCAATCCACTGAATGGCATTCTTCCGGAATCAGTTGGGAACCTTTCTAGCTCCCTTGAAAGACTTTATGCATACAGGTGCAATCTCCAGGGAAAAGTTCCTGATGGAATTGGAAATTTGAGCAGTTTGTTTATCTTAAGCCTGTACGTTAATCAGTTGACTGGACCGTTGCCCATTACAATACAACGTCTGCAAAATCTTCAAGCGATAGTTCTTTACATGAACAAACTAAACCAAGTCAGCCTGGATTACTTCTGTACTTTCACAAAGTTGGGTGCAGTAATTCTGGGCCAAAATCAAATTTCAGGAGCAGTCCCAGGTTGCTTAGAAAATGTTACTTCTCTGAGATATCTTTACCTAAATTCCAACAGATTGAAGTCTAGTATTCCTAGAACTTTGTGGAACCTTACAGATCTCTTGTTGCTCGATCTTTCCTCAAATTCACTAACTGGCTCTCTACCTCTAGAAATGCAGAACTTGAAGGCTGCAACAAGCTTGATTTTATCACTGAATAACTTATCAGGTGGCATACCAAGCACAATAGGAGATATGCAGAGCCTGGATCATCTTTCTTTGGCACACAACCAACTGGAAGGTTCAATACCGAAGTCAATTGGTAGTATCTTAAGTTTGGAAACTGTGGATCTATCACATAACTTTTTCTCtggttccattccaaaatcacttgagaaTCTTAAGTATCTTACAAGCTTCAATGTCTCTTTTAACAATTTAAGTGGCGAAATTCCTCCGAATGGCCCTTTTGCAAACTTCACTAGTGAATCCTTTAATTCAAATAAAGCACTTTGTGGAGCTCCAAGGTTTACACGTCCCACCATGTGTAAGTTTTTCAGCTAAAACATCGGGAAACAAAAAGAAGTTTGTAATCATTTTTACTACAGCAGGGGTGATAGCAGTTTTAGGTGCCATGTCCCTGGGATTTGTTTACCTAAGATATCGAAGGAAAGGTAAAAGTCCCATAGAAGCAGATATGTTTACACAAGAAAGAATTTCCTTCTACAAACTTTCACAGGCAACCGATAATTACGATGAAAGGAACTTTTTGGGAAAAGGAAGCTTTGGATCTGTTTACAAAGGTACCCTTGATGATGGGAGGGTTGTGGCTGTTAAGGTGTTTGATTTACAATCAGAAGGAGCATTGATGAGTTTTGGAGCAGAATGTGAAGCATTGCGCAATCTTCGCCATCGAAACCTCACAAAAGTCATTAGCAGCTGCTCTAACCCTGACTTCAAAGCATTGGTTCTTGAATTCATGCCTAATGGAAATCTTGAGAAGTGGTTGTATTCCAGTGACTCATCTCTAGATATTATCAAGAGATTGGACATCTTGGTGGATGTTGCTTCTGCACTGCAGTATCTCCACTACGAGTGTGCAACACCAGTAGTGCACTGTGATTTGAAGCCTAGTAATGTCCTGCTAGATGAAGATATGGTTGCCCATGTAAGCGATTTCGGCCTTGCAAAGCTGTTGGCTCCAGAGGAAAGCATTGTATACACCAAAACACTAGCCACATTTTGCTATCTTGCACCAGGTATGATTTCTGTTCTggtcccccccccccaacacaattttttgaaattccagaatttcaaAAGCTCATTTACTTTAAATAACATATGGTGAAAAGTACTTGCCATTCTTGTAGAGTATGGATCCGAAGGAATAGTATCCCCCAAATGCGATGTTTATAGTTTTGGAATCATGATGATGGAAGTGTTTACAAGAATGAACCCCAACAATGAGATGTTTGGTGAGACTTTGAGCCTCAGGAGTTGGGTTGTGGATTCTATGGCTAATACATTAGCTCGTATTGTAGATGCCAATTTGGTAAGCACAACTGATCGTCACTATCTTGAGAAGCTGGAGTGCATTTCTTCCATCATGAAATTGGCTCTAAATTGCACGAAGAAGTCTCCGGCTGAGAGAAGCAATATTCGAGATGCTCTTGTGGCACTGAAAAAGATCAAAATTCAGCTTGTGCAATATGTGTAATATTTAAGCTTCAGTTTAGATTGTACGCTACTGATTTTTTTGGTGATATTTATGGCTTTGGGAGTAAAATCATATATGGTTTGCTGCAACTAGGATCAAATCGTACCAACTTTAAGGGCTGGCCATCATAAATGCAGCATGTTCTTCCTATCTTGACACCAAAGTctttcaagaaaattttcagaCTTATTAAATTACTGACAACGAGGTATAAACAACATTTTGTTCAATAAGTAGTTCATCTACTCCTTTATCAGTTTGGACATGTTAGTATAGATAATGCATTTCATGAAATATTAGACTTGTATCAAGCCATAGTCAGAATTCAAAATATGTGGTCAACAAATCAAATCATGCATCAAAGTCTCATTtagattgataaaaaaaaaaaaaaagaagaagccaTATTTAGATTTATCAAACGTTCATATCATTCATAAGTTTTAGTCTTTCTTAACTTTTTATTCACAACCTGAATATCTAATTGTGACTGTTCATCAAGTAAAGTAGGCCAAACGTTCCTAACTAATCCCCCGCTAGGCATAGAGATCATATCATAATAAGTTGGGAATCAAGAGCTTACATAAGTGTACAATTGCAATTGCATTTCAGAAACTTTCATATACGACCAACATTATCTTCATATAGCTAAGAAACACAAAGTACACCTATTAATGATGGATTTTCAAAAAGCTTTTGAAGCAACAAATctaataaaatgcattttttaaacATAGAGGGCACATTAAGCAACTTACCTCGAAGGATGTGAGCTAACATCCATGTCAACTCCATTATCtcataaatatattaaaacgGATTAATCCTTcctacactgatagtgtatatactgtcagttttgaatgaatgacaactatataaaatttgaatttgaaatctaatttttatatatgtgtcatgaatctaacagtgataatatatacatcattagtatatataaaatttaccctATTAAAACATGCTTACTTATCATAGTTTTATGCGTGGACTAAATTACTAGTTTAATGAGGTCCAATAAAGCCAAACAAAAAAATCAGTAGTAAATCTTAAACGCGCGTGCCtaataacacaagaaaaaggaaaacagcagCATCAGTTTTAAGGTTTTGTcaaaacatcatatctttgtAACTGAACACTATGATTCAATGAACAAAACATTCTGGAAAATGGAAGGCAATTTATGATTCTCTTCAAAAATTTGAAGCTATAATTGAGGAAAGGAGAAGTAATTCACAAATGTGCCCTGTACTTTGAGCAGAAATCCTTGAATTTGTACCCTTATATTGGATTGGACTTGTGTGTCCTGGTATAACCTAGATCCATGTACATATGACTCTTACAGCAAGCAAGAGTTTTGGAAAATGTCCATTAATATTAGGAAAGAAGTAGCAAAAACATGGGAGAAAAGCGCCTTAACAATTGTGAAAGATGCTACGTCTGACTTTAGAAATGGAAAATGGTAATTAGTAATCCTTGGAATGTGAAAATTATATCATTAGACTTTAGCTACTTGTTTTCCCACATTTTCGTCATTCGTGTTACTTATCAACTTCCAATTGGAGTTTTGGAGTTCGCAGGGTGCATTATTATTCGTTAACGAAGAACACAAAAAATAATGCaaagaaatgaatgaaattaTCACTTACGAGGCTATAACTCGATAATTGATGCAGCTAATTTTATGGCTGAAATGAATGTCCTGCCAAAAATAGAAACTGAAAATTGACATCAATTATTTCACTTTCTAGATAGAGAAAATTTAAGGGATTTCCTTGGAGcgacaaaaaaataaagaaataagcTTAAAAGTCATCAGAAACTCTGAACATTTTAaagttctttttcctttttgtaattGTAATTTTCAGTTTTGCAAATAAATAGCTTTTAGGAAATGTCATGGTATATCCTTATTTAAGGGTGCCGTTTGCTAGTCCTGAAAATCACTCAGCATTAACCAAAGTATGAAAGAGAATAATGGACCAGAAAGGAATTTATCTATTACTTCAAAAGAAGGGTAAATGACTCCAATACCCTTAGAATTATCAATGATCCAATTTGGTCTCTTAACCTTTAGAAGTGTCTGTTAAGataaatttctgaatttggttttaattgatcttgtggccaatttcatttttccccaagTACATTTAGTTTGATCCAATTTATAAAGTagtcaaatttctccaatttagTGGTGTGGAATGTGGATACAATTGCTTACTAgtttattaacaaaaaaaatgataaaatatctCTTTTAGAAAATTCTATTTAAGCATATTGTGTTCTAATATATTGTTATgaatattttcattttattttggcTTAGTCAATATATTTAATTCTAGTGACGAATTAATCGCAAAAGATTACCTCATGCAGAATTTACAtaactaaaaaaataaacaaagaagaaaaaaacacaAACCAGAGTATGGAAGTGCctatttatttgttatttgGGTTATCTTTATTGTGGAAATTTATCATCATCTCAATACTAATTTAACCTTAAGAAATTATTTTCCTATTATGTACCTGACTCCCCAAATTTTAGAATATGAAATTCAGGAGCCATTATTTTCATACATTTGACATTTTTCTCctgaaaattacaaaaattttatttacaaatataaaatttttaccaaaaaatttgttttggtATTTCATTTTTACCCTCCCTCCCTCTCCTCCCACCTGCCAACGGCAATCACACCAAATTGAATATCCTAGTTAAGAAATGATATTTATCTGTTAATAATATACTATATTTGTTATATACCAACTAATTAATGCACTCTATACTAAACTACTTACAAATAGTGTAATAACTTATAacttagaaaaagaaaattaataacTTATAACTTATGCTGCTATAAAATTAAATCCATCAAAGATGGATTTTATGTAGAATGGGATCCCATTCATGTATCATAAAAAATAGTATTAGAATATTAGATAATTTCTTGTATGGCAAATGGTTCGTAATCTTGTTAATTAGagattaagaatatataacctTGGAAACACATGATTAGGATATCAACCACTTCTGTGATTATACATCACACTATATTTCACTAATCTACACTCGAAAACCCTATCTAAAACTCTGGATATTGCCAAATATGTTactgaaataaaataaataattccaaattaCCAAAATAAAGCACAGATGGCATTTGAATATAGGTTtcgtagaaaaaaaaaaaagtttctagCAAATTTATGATTACGGGTCGATGCTCTAATATTTTTACCACCTATTTGGTTCTTACTCGGGAATGATAATGATAATCACTATCAAAAGCCTCCTCAATGACAACGGGTTTTTGGTATTCCTTTTCACTTGTTTGATTTGTCTCTTCAATGAGAATTTAttttggtttttcttcttttttcccactaatatttcttttcttttctttttcctttcaccACGTTTTCTTCTTTCTCAATGTCTCGGCATCCCCTCTGCAAATAATCTATGAAGAACCCAACACACCCAAAATCCCAATTTAAATTTCAACACATATTAGAAAACCCAACctccaataaaaaaaatccaagcCAAAATAAAGGACAATAGAATTatatcaaaacaacaaaaagccaaagaaaaacaCAGAACCCTAAAcccaaaagaaacaaattattgACAAGCTTAGATAATTCTGAAAACTATAGGCTTACCACTGCAGTCGTGTGCTTGGAAGTCCATAAACAGTTAAAGAAAAACGAAGAGAAATTGAAAGTTTCAGTTTTCAAAGCAATTTTTTGCTCAACATGTTCCTGGCTATTGAATTTTTTATATAAGGAGTAAACTAGTCTTCTGGAGTATTTGACAAGAGGAGCTTTGGACTATGAGATTGGGTTTGAAAGTTTTGCATGAAAGATGGAGGAACAAGAGAGAGACAACTGATGAGAGGTGAGAGAGAAGAGAGGTGGGAGAATGGAGagacaagagagaaaagaaaaagaaaagatattattttggatttttttttttttttggtgatagTGAAGCAAAAGTGTCCAATTTGATCAGGAATGGGGAATACACACTATTAAGTCTTCCATTATCATAGATTGGTTGTCATAGTAGTGTATCAAACACTGATAATAACTATCATTAATGAGCATTCCCATTGAGAACCCCCTATTTTCCCCCCCAAAAGACTGACTATACTAGTTAAATATTTTCAAGGCAAGTTACTTTGCACATTCAAAAGTAAAGCAATTATATACAAACTGCCAACATTCACATCAATCTGGTCATAGAAAGTTATACTAAATGATACACATCGTACATTAGCCCAAGATCATTAGAAAAACTTAACAATTTTGCACTTCTACACTCAGCAAGGAAACTGATATCCTTAAGATCTCAAAGTAGATTCAACATCATTTGTTCTGTACTGACTTTTCATATCAACTTTTAGCTTCACTGATCCACTTAATCGCTGCAGCTTGGTAATTGTTTTTGCGCCAGCTTTGCTTGTTTTTCTGCCAGGTTATCAAGTGCCATTTGTATCTCACGGCATCCAACAGAGCAGAACCCGCAGAAGTCTCTACACCACATTATCAACATTATATTCAAGATAACAAAAGTACAAATTATCCTTATATAAACAACCTCAAATTTATTATTACATTATTAATAGTCTAAATTGTGAATGTATTATAGGTTggcaaaaataaaaacttccgCCTCTCCTATCCCATACCTCTTCCCAAAGAAGACAAtaggaaaacaaagaaacaattTCAAGTTTTTGAACCTTTTCCTATAAATGCTTCACTCATTTGTTTTTAAACATCCCGAGAATATATTAGAAAACATTGGTCAATATCGTAGCaaacataaatcaaacaaatgcCCTGAAAATAATAGATCAGGAGTGAAGGgttgaaataattttaattgGATGGAGAGAGACAGAGACATACAACTAAGAGAGAAGAAATCATATTTTACTAGAAATCAACTCTGAAACAAGAATAACAAATCTATTAATGCaattaagaaaatatgaaattAAGGTTATCAGCCAACGAAACTGCTCTATAAAAGTGAAATCACATATTACtgcagaaaaaagaaattatatgtTGAACGTCAAACAGCAGACTTGACACATTATAACTATAACCAGTCATGAGTAAAACATGCATTCTGAAATTCAATAACAAATGTTATGCCAATTAACATGAAAGTTATTAGATGTTTAAGATGATTAACAAGAAAGTACTGGTAATGGTAGTCAAGATTACCTATACATGTGGACTTTAACACCCACTGGCATATGCTTCTTGCAATTGTGGCAGTTGTCCAAAAAATGACCAAGTTTTGGTGGATCACTCTCCTTGGCTTTCACCTAAacataataatttaacaaaaaagaaaagaaacaatagaAAGCTAAATGATTGATTCTACTATGTttggcaaatgagttttttaggtatttgtctaaaattttactgtaacttactgtagaaattgtagaaaaaaaattttaaatggaaaactttttttcttttatttttctctttctctttctttttctttttctttctttcttttttcttttctttcctctcttcttcttctcccttccccctccccctctccctcTGACGCTAGAAGAACTAGCAGCAAACatggaaaattttttctttttttgctttttctctccccctcttctccctctccctctccctctccccctctcctccccttccccctccccgtCTCGCGTCTGCGAGACCAAATCAGgcagagggggagggggagggtggCAGCGGAGGGAGAGCGGGGAGAGAGGTGGCGGGGGAGAGGGGAGGAGGGGGGAGAGGGAAggggaggggaggagagggagagggagaaaaaaaaaaaaagagatggcCGGCGCTGGAAGAGGTTGCCGGTGCCGGAACCAACGGTGGCCGGTCTTGACCGGCATCGTAGGTGGTGGTGGCTTGAGGTggaaaaagaaaggaggaagggaaatttttttgtgtgtttcGGGTCTTTTaaagtgtgtaggttaaaaatttttaaaattactgtagttaaaattattaaaaagttGATATGAGACAAACTTCGGCAAAAA contains:
- the LOC113709764 gene encoding FCS-Like Zinc finger 3; translation: MAMKRNRVDTTEELTASFATKQQQQKQPTEDQTRVKAKESDPPKLGHFLDNCHNCKKHMPVGVKVHMYRDFCGFCSVGCREIQMALDNLAEKQAKLAQKQLPSCSD